Proteins from one Pontibacter korlensis genomic window:
- a CDS encoding TIGR00730 family Rossman fold protein: MKSIAVFCGANTGTNPEYRDAATNLGQLMATKKIRLVFGGGKVGLMGAIADAVLAEGGEAVGVIPQSLVDREVAHTGLTEQYVVKTMHERKALMASKSDAFIAMPGGFGTLDEVNEIITWNQLGIIKKPVAFYNVNGYYNKFIDLITHGVEEGFIKPEYSDNLIVESDAKVLLQKITQYADAISEDWVDSERI, translated from the coding sequence ATGAAAAGTATAGCCGTATTCTGTGGAGCTAACACCGGAACTAACCCGGAGTATCGTGATGCTGCCACAAACCTGGGCCAGCTAATGGCCACGAAAAAAATAAGATTGGTTTTTGGAGGAGGTAAGGTGGGGCTGATGGGTGCCATTGCCGATGCCGTACTTGCTGAAGGTGGAGAGGCTGTTGGTGTTATTCCGCAAAGCCTGGTGGACCGTGAGGTGGCACATACTGGTCTTACAGAACAGTATGTGGTAAAAACCATGCACGAGCGTAAGGCACTCATGGCTTCTAAATCGGATGCATTTATTGCTATGCCTGGTGGTTTTGGTACACTTGACGAAGTGAACGAAATCATTACCTGGAACCAATTAGGCATCATCAAAAAGCCGGTTGCCTTCTACAATGTAAATGGTTATTACAACAAATTTATAGACCTGATAACTCATGGTGTGGAAGAAGGATTCATCAAACCAGAGTACAGCGACAATCTGATTGTGGAGAGCGATGCAAAGGTGCTGCTTCAAAAGATTACCCAGTATGCGGATGCCATCTCAGAAGATTGGGTTGATTCAGAGAGAATCTAG
- a CDS encoding cysteine desulfurase family protein, translating to MRVYLDNAATTPLDKEVFDAMAPFMLEHFGNPSSIHSHGREVRAAIERARKTVAGLLNTSPAEVFFTSGGTEADNAALVCTCRSLGIKHAITTKLEHHAVLHTIEFLEKQEGVQVSYLRHDERGNLDLEHLEELLAKQPQTLVSIMHANNEIGNLNDIETIGEICKKYNAVLHSDTVQTMGHYKHDLQKLKTNFIVGSAHKFHGPKGVGFLYCDAETKIQPLIQGGAQERNMRGGTENVYGIIGLAKALEIAYRDMEDHTRHIQGLKDRMIHKLREQMDDVSFNGMSEFGDKSLYTVLNVSLPASDINEMLLFSLDINKISVSGGSACSSGANTGSHVLRALEVDQNRGSVRFSFSKYNTPEEIDYAAETLAKMYKKQLV from the coding sequence ATGCGTGTTTATTTAGATAATGCTGCCACTACACCTCTTGATAAGGAGGTTTTTGATGCCATGGCTCCTTTTATGCTGGAGCATTTCGGGAACCCATCTTCCATACACTCGCATGGGCGCGAGGTGAGGGCGGCAATTGAGCGCGCGCGCAAAACGGTAGCTGGCTTGCTAAACACGTCTCCAGCTGAGGTCTTCTTTACTTCTGGAGGTACAGAGGCTGATAATGCGGCTCTGGTATGTACTTGCCGCTCGTTGGGTATAAAGCATGCTATAACTACCAAACTGGAGCACCATGCAGTACTGCACACAATAGAGTTTTTAGAGAAGCAGGAAGGAGTACAGGTAAGCTACCTGCGCCACGACGAGCGCGGAAATTTAGACCTGGAGCACCTGGAGGAGTTATTGGCTAAGCAGCCGCAGACGCTTGTCTCCATTATGCACGCCAACAATGAAATCGGCAACCTCAACGATATTGAGACCATAGGAGAAATCTGCAAGAAGTATAATGCCGTGCTCCACTCAGACACGGTGCAGACGATGGGCCACTACAAGCACGATCTGCAAAAGCTAAAGACCAACTTTATTGTTGGCTCGGCACATAAATTCCATGGCCCTAAAGGAGTAGGCTTCTTGTACTGCGATGCCGAAACCAAAATCCAGCCCCTGATACAGGGTGGAGCACAGGAACGCAACATGCGTGGCGGAACCGAAAACGTGTACGGTATCATTGGCTTAGCGAAAGCTTTGGAGATTGCTTACCGCGACATGGAGGACCATACCCGCCATATTCAAGGCTTAAAAGACCGCATGATCCACAAGCTGCGCGAGCAGATGGACGATGTAAGCTTTAACGGTATGTCAGAGTTCGGAGATAAGAGTTTATATACTGTGCTAAACGTAAGTTTACCAGCCTCTGATATTAACGAGATGCTTCTCTTCAGCCTGGATATAAACAAGATTTCTGTGTCAGGAGGAAGTGCCTGCAGTAGTGGTGCCAATACGGGTTCTCATGTGCTGCGTGCACTGGAGGTGGATCAAAACCGTGGTTCGGTGCGTTTCTCCTTTAGCAAGTATAATACACCAGAAGAAATTGACTACGCTGCCGAAACGTTAGCCAAAATGTATAAAAAGCAATTGGTTTAA
- the glmM gene encoding phosphoglucosamine mutase → MALIKSISGIRGTIGGQVGEGLTPVDVVKFSAAFGTWVLQNTDKKTIVVGRDARLSGDMVNKLVCATLQGLGIDVIDVGLSTTPTVEMVVPEKKAGGGIILTASHNPKQWNALKLLNHKGEFISDEEGKLVLEIAEKEAFDFAQVTQLGKYKQNESALKKHIKAILNLPLVDVEAIKAKNFSVVVDAVNSSGGFAVPMLLEALGVHKIEKLFCEPDGNFAHNPEPLPENLREIARVIEKGKFDLGIVVDPDVDRLALINEDGSMFGEEYTLVAVADYVLKNQVGNTVSNLSSTRALRDVTEKAGGNYYAAAVGEVNVVNKMKEQNAIIGGEGNGGIIYPELHYGRDALVGIALFLSHLAKSGMSMTRLRASYPNYYISKNKIELTPDVNVDEVLRQMQERYAKQPINTIDGVKIEFDKEWVHLRKSNTEPIIRIYAESDSNATAEHLANKIIADIKEIISVKA, encoded by the coding sequence GTGGCTTTAATAAAATCGATTTCAGGAATACGTGGTACGATAGGCGGACAGGTTGGTGAGGGACTTACCCCTGTGGATGTAGTTAAGTTTTCCGCTGCTTTCGGAACATGGGTGCTTCAAAACACCGATAAGAAAACAATTGTAGTTGGCCGCGATGCACGCCTCTCAGGCGACATGGTAAACAAACTGGTATGCGCCACACTGCAAGGTTTGGGTATAGATGTAATTGACGTAGGACTTTCTACTACGCCAACTGTAGAGATGGTAGTGCCAGAGAAAAAAGCTGGTGGTGGCATTATACTTACAGCAAGCCACAACCCTAAGCAGTGGAATGCCCTAAAGCTGCTGAATCATAAAGGAGAATTTATCTCTGATGAGGAAGGCAAGCTGGTGCTGGAGATTGCGGAGAAAGAAGCTTTCGACTTCGCACAGGTAACCCAGTTAGGCAAGTATAAGCAAAACGAAAGTGCTTTAAAGAAGCATATTAAAGCTATACTTAACCTGCCACTTGTAGATGTAGAAGCTATAAAGGCTAAGAACTTTAGTGTAGTAGTGGATGCTGTTAACTCAAGCGGTGGATTTGCTGTGCCGATGCTCTTAGAGGCGCTGGGCGTACATAAAATAGAGAAGCTTTTCTGTGAGCCGGATGGTAATTTTGCCCACAACCCAGAACCGCTTCCAGAGAACCTGCGCGAAATAGCCAGAGTTATAGAGAAGGGTAAATTCGACTTGGGTATTGTGGTGGACCCGGACGTAGACCGACTTGCGTTGATAAACGAAGACGGCAGCATGTTTGGTGAGGAGTATACTTTAGTAGCAGTAGCCGATTACGTACTTAAAAACCAAGTAGGCAATACGGTTTCAAACCTTTCATCTACCCGTGCATTGCGCGACGTAACCGAAAAAGCCGGTGGTAACTACTATGCTGCAGCCGTTGGAGAGGTGAACGTGGTAAACAAGATGAAGGAGCAGAATGCCATCATCGGTGGCGAAGGAAATGGTGGCATTATCTACCCAGAGCTGCACTATGGCCGCGACGCTTTAGTAGGTATTGCGTTGTTCCTGTCTCACCTGGCTAAGTCGGGTATGAGTATGACGCGCCTTCGTGCCAGCTACCCTAACTACTATATCTCTAAGAATAAAATAGAGCTTACCCCAGATGTAAACGTGGATGAGGTGCTACGCCAGATGCAGGAACGCTATGCGAAGCAGCCAATCAACACAATAGATGGTGTGAAGATCGAGTTTGATAAAGAGTGGGTGCACCTGCGCAAATCTAATACGGAGCCTATTATCCGTATTTATGCAGAGAGCGATAGTAATGCTACTGCCGAGCACCTGGCCAATAAAATTATTGCTGACATCAAAGAAATCATTTCTGTAAAAGCATAA
- the mazG gene encoding nucleoside triphosphate pyrophosphohydrolase — protein sequence MTTSQSGKNTRQQQLEAFNRLLDIMDDLREKCPWDRKQTVESLRHLTIEETYELSDAILKGDLQEVKKELGDIMLHLVFYAKIAAEKGEFDIADVLHAQCEKLIFRHPHIYGDTKADSEEEVKQNWEKLKLKEGNKSVLGGVPQSLPALVKAMRIQEKARGAGFDWDEKDQVWAKVQEELGEFGIEFNVADNCTIDQQKATAEFGDLLFSLINFARFAGINPEEALERTNLKFISRFQYIETEAAKDGKSLQDMSLQEMDYYWNQAKKL from the coding sequence ATGACTACTTCACAATCCGGAAAAAACACGCGTCAACAGCAGCTTGAAGCTTTTAACAGGCTACTGGATATAATGGATGATCTGCGTGAAAAATGCCCTTGGGATCGTAAGCAAACAGTCGAAAGCTTACGACACCTAACTATAGAAGAGACTTACGAACTTTCGGATGCTATTCTAAAAGGAGATCTGCAGGAGGTAAAGAAAGAATTAGGTGATATAATGCTGCACTTAGTTTTTTATGCAAAAATAGCTGCAGAAAAAGGCGAGTTCGACATTGCTGATGTACTACATGCTCAGTGTGAGAAGCTTATTTTCCGCCACCCACATATCTATGGAGATACAAAGGCCGATAGCGAGGAGGAGGTGAAACAAAACTGGGAGAAGCTTAAGCTAAAGGAGGGAAACAAATCAGTTTTAGGCGGCGTACCGCAGTCTCTGCCAGCACTGGTTAAGGCTATGCGCATACAGGAAAAAGCAAGAGGCGCCGGTTTTGACTGGGATGAAAAGGACCAAGTATGGGCAAAGGTGCAGGAAGAGCTAGGTGAGTTTGGAATCGAGTTTAATGTTGCTGATAACTGTACCATTGATCAGCAAAAAGCCACCGCAGAGTTTGGAGACCTACTGTTCTCACTTATCAACTTTGCCCGTTTTGCAGGCATCAATCCTGAGGAGGCATTAGAGAGAACAAACCTCAAGTTCATTTCACGCTTTCAGTACATTGAAACGGAGGCCGCGAAAGACGGAAAGTCGTTACAGGACATGTCCCTGCAGGAGATGGACTATTACTGGAACCAAGCAAAAAAACTGTAG